A genome region from Tidjanibacter massiliensis includes the following:
- a CDS encoding rod shape-determining protein: MGLFSLTQELAIDLGTANTLILYNGKVVVDEPSIIAMDIHTGKVVAIGEQAQQMHGKTHQNIRTIRPLKDGVIADFNAAELMLRGMIKKVKMSGHLFSPSLRMVICIPSGSTNVEIRTVRESAEHAGGREVYMIYEPMAAALGAGLNVEAPEGHMVIDIGGGTTEIACISLGGIVCSESIDVAGDVFTEEIQNYIRQQHNIRVGERTAENIKMAIGAAVPELEEAPDDYVITGPNILTALPTTVTLSYTEIAYALEKSLLKIDAAIMKVLEMVPPELYADIVKSGIYLAGGGALIKGLDKRFSSKNGIHFNIAEDPLRAVVRGTGIALKNINQFSFLMK, from the coding sequence ATGGGACTATTTTCATTGACACAGGAGTTGGCAATAGACCTGGGAACCGCCAATACCCTTATTCTATATAACGGCAAAGTCGTCGTGGACGAACCCTCCATCATCGCCATGGACATACACACCGGCAAGGTGGTAGCCATCGGCGAGCAGGCCCAGCAGATGCACGGCAAGACACACCAGAACATACGGACTATCCGACCGCTCAAAGACGGAGTGATAGCTGATTTCAATGCGGCCGAACTGATGCTGCGGGGCATGATAAAAAAGGTCAAGATGAGCGGCCACCTCTTCAGCCCGTCGCTGCGGATGGTGATTTGTATCCCGTCGGGTTCGACCAACGTAGAGATACGTACCGTCCGCGAATCGGCCGAACACGCCGGCGGCCGCGAGGTGTACATGATATACGAACCGATGGCGGCCGCACTCGGTGCCGGCCTCAACGTGGAGGCACCCGAAGGGCACATGGTCATCGACATCGGCGGCGGTACGACCGAGATAGCGTGCATATCGCTGGGCGGTATCGTATGCAGCGAGAGTATCGACGTGGCGGGAGACGTATTTACCGAAGAAATCCAGAACTACATCCGCCAGCAGCACAACATCCGGGTGGGCGAACGCACCGCGGAGAATATCAAGATGGCAATAGGCGCTGCCGTACCCGAACTCGAAGAGGCTCCGGACGACTACGTGATAACGGGCCCGAACATCCTCACGGCGCTCCCCACGACGGTTACCCTGTCGTACACGGAGATAGCCTACGCGCTGGAGAAATCGCTCCTCAAGATAGACGCAGCCATCATGAAGGTCTTGGAGATGGTTCCGCCGGAACTCTATGCCGACATCGTGAAGAGCGGCATCTACCTCGCCGGCGGCGGCGCCCTCATCAAGGGGCTCGACAAACGCTTCTCGTCCAAGAACGGCATCCATTTCAACATCGCGGAAGACCCGCTGCGCGCCGTAGTACGCGGTACGGGAATCGCGCTGAAGAACATCAACCAGTTCTCGTTCCTCATGAAATGA
- a CDS encoding glucose-6-phosphate isomerase, giving the protein MLRFDYGMAAAGVPVSAIEALGRRAGECNRMLEEGTGAGADFLGWVSLPSSVTETELRRVKDAAEKLRAVADVVVVVGIGGSYLGARAVLEALGNPFACLRRERSGPDVVFAGQNISEDYLYDLLEALQGRSVGVIVISKSGTTTEPAIAFRILRGELERRYGKAGARERIVAVTDRSRGALKGLADREGYATFVIPDDVGGRYSVLTPVGLLPLAAAGIDIGALVAGAREMEAATAAGVPFGRNPAEQYAAARNVLYGAGYRVEILGSYEPSLHYVGEWWKQLFGESEGKEGKGIFPASVTLTADLHSMGQYIQDGERMLFETVVSVASPLHELRIGTGGDEDGLGFLAGRRLSEVNRMAEAGVALAHCDGGVPNLRVDIDRVDAYGVGGLLYFFERACGISGYLLGVNPFDQPGVEAYKRNMYALLDKPGYEKEGRRLRERLKER; this is encoded by the coding sequence ATGTTGAGGTTCGATTATGGAATGGCGGCGGCCGGTGTTCCGGTTTCCGCCATCGAAGCGCTCGGCCGGCGTGCCGGGGAGTGCAACCGGATGCTGGAAGAGGGTACCGGCGCCGGTGCCGATTTTCTGGGGTGGGTTTCGTTGCCCTCTTCGGTGACGGAGACGGAGCTGCGCCGGGTGAAGGATGCGGCGGAAAAGTTGCGTGCCGTGGCGGATGTGGTTGTCGTGGTAGGCATAGGCGGTTCGTATCTCGGTGCACGGGCGGTGCTCGAAGCGCTCGGCAATCCGTTCGCCTGTCTGCGGCGGGAACGTTCGGGGCCGGATGTGGTCTTTGCCGGACAGAATATCAGCGAAGATTATCTGTATGATTTGCTGGAAGCCTTGCAGGGGCGTTCGGTCGGGGTAATCGTCATCTCCAAGTCGGGGACGACCACCGAACCGGCGATAGCCTTCCGTATCCTTCGCGGCGAGCTCGAAAGACGTTACGGAAAGGCCGGGGCGCGGGAGCGCATCGTCGCGGTGACGGACCGTTCCAGAGGAGCCTTGAAAGGACTGGCCGACCGGGAGGGGTATGCGACCTTCGTTATCCCGGACGATGTGGGGGGGCGTTATTCCGTCCTGACCCCCGTGGGGCTGCTGCCGCTGGCTGCGGCGGGTATCGACATCGGTGCATTGGTCGCCGGGGCCCGGGAGATGGAGGCGGCGACGGCTGCCGGCGTGCCGTTCGGAAGGAACCCGGCGGAGCAGTATGCGGCGGCACGCAACGTGCTTTACGGAGCCGGATACAGGGTGGAGATACTCGGCAGTTACGAACCGTCGCTCCATTATGTCGGGGAGTGGTGGAAGCAGCTGTTCGGCGAGAGCGAGGGCAAGGAGGGGAAGGGTATCTTCCCGGCTTCCGTTACCCTGACCGCCGACCTGCACTCCATGGGACAATATATTCAGGATGGAGAGAGAATGTTGTTCGAGACGGTCGTTTCGGTCGCTTCGCCGCTTCACGAGTTGCGGATAGGGACCGGCGGAGACGAGGACGGACTCGGCTTTCTGGCCGGCCGGCGTTTGAGCGAGGTGAACCGCATGGCCGAAGCGGGCGTTGCCCTGGCCCATTGCGACGGTGGGGTGCCCAACCTGCGGGTGGACATCGACCGGGTAGATGCCTATGGTGTCGGAGGACTGCTCTATTTCTTCGAGCGGGCTTGCGGAATAAGCGGTTACCTGCTCGGTGTCAATCCGTTCGACCAGCCGGGCGTGGAGGCTTATAAGAGGAATATGTATGCCTTGCTCGACAAGCCGGGTTACGAAAAGGAGGGGCGTCGGCTCCGCGAACGGTTGAAAGAGCGGTAG
- a CDS encoding GrpB family protein — MNIRVVPYNPEWPAAYEHEAATIARILGNELVAIYHIGSTSVPGLAAKPVIDIMPTVRSIEAIDRFDASFEVLGYECMGEFGIPGRRYYRKGGDERTHQVHIFGRNNVRDIERHLAVRDYLRAHPATAHRYGELKKSLARRFPDDIEGYCDGKEVFMQELERAALTWYRCGKGIL; from the coding sequence ATGAACATCCGCGTCGTACCCTACAATCCCGAATGGCCGGCCGCCTACGAACATGAGGCGGCGACGATTGCACGCATTCTCGGCAACGAACTCGTGGCCATCTACCACATCGGCAGTACATCCGTACCGGGCCTCGCGGCCAAACCCGTCATCGACATCATGCCGACGGTCAGAAGTATAGAGGCCATCGACCGGTTCGACGCCTCGTTCGAGGTGCTGGGTTACGAATGCATGGGCGAATTCGGCATTCCCGGCCGGCGTTACTACCGCAAAGGCGGCGACGAAAGGACACACCAGGTACACATCTTCGGCCGGAACAATGTCCGCGACATCGAACGACACCTCGCCGTCAGGGATTATCTGCGCGCACACCCTGCGACGGCACACCGCTACGGAGAGCTGAAAAAGTCCCTGGCCCGGCGGTTTCCCGACGATATCGAAGGCTACTGCGATGGCAAGGAGGTCTTCATGCAGGAGCTCGAAAGGGCTGCCCTGACCTGGTATCGCTGCGGAAAAGGCATCCTGTAA
- the mreC gene encoding rod shape-determining protein MreC — MYRLVRFFKRYYAVFLFVLLEAGAISYYANSTSYTRATLLAGAARVTGGIEGFFASAGDYFSLRRENAVLLERLAEAETRLHAAIPAGDTLAARTDGMKYLFGTAKVVSNSIARQDNFFVIDKGTADGIEENMAVLSPEGAVAGYVRRHSDHYAVCMSVLNGSFSIGGRLKGSEYFGSVYWDGTDPREMTMVDIPRYADVKRGDTVLSAYSLRFPPDCFIGTVASVSESPDGIYHVIKIRLGAKMNALSDVLLVKYTDYEELETLAGEHFSDADKKKK, encoded by the coding sequence ATGTACAGGCTCGTACGCTTTTTCAAACGGTACTATGCGGTATTCCTCTTCGTATTGCTCGAAGCAGGGGCGATAAGCTATTACGCCAATTCGACCAGCTATACCCGCGCCACGCTGCTCGCCGGCGCCGCACGGGTGACCGGGGGAATAGAGGGCTTCTTCGCCTCGGCGGGAGACTACTTTTCGCTGCGGCGCGAAAACGCCGTGCTGCTCGAACGCCTCGCCGAAGCCGAGACCAGACTACATGCCGCCATACCCGCAGGCGATACACTGGCCGCCCGGACGGACGGAATGAAATATCTCTTCGGAACTGCAAAGGTCGTCAGCAACTCCATCGCGCGGCAGGACAACTTTTTCGTGATAGATAAAGGTACCGCCGACGGCATCGAAGAGAACATGGCGGTATTGTCGCCGGAAGGTGCCGTCGCTGGTTATGTCCGCAGGCACTCCGACCATTACGCAGTCTGCATGTCGGTACTCAACGGCAGTTTCAGCATAGGTGGCCGCCTCAAGGGCAGCGAATATTTCGGTTCGGTCTATTGGGACGGCACCGACCCGCGGGAGATGACCATGGTAGACATCCCCCGTTACGCGGATGTCAAACGGGGAGACACGGTACTGTCGGCCTATTCGCTGCGGTTCCCGCCCGACTGTTTCATCGGTACGGTAGCCTCCGTGAGCGAATCGCCGGACGGAATATACCATGTGATAAAGATACGGCTCGGCGCGAAGATGAACGCACTGTCCGACGTGCTGCTCGTGAAATACACAGACTACGAAGAGCTCGAAACCCTCGCGGGAGAACACTTCTCCGATGCCGACAAAAAAAAGAAATAA
- the mrdA gene encoding penicillin-binding protein 2 has protein sequence MNRRAKIISLFVIVAFAILLLRLFQIQVLDDSYKRAAQNNVLRKEVQHPPRGEVYDRNGELLVRSIASYDLMAIPRDVGEFDTLALARIAGVTPEKLKSELDKAARYSRRRPSVIVKQMSLEAKLLFDEGEFSGFYTVYRTMRSYPRKMAGNLLGYISEVDAATIARDDYYQTGDYRGMSGIERTYEEVLRGEKGMKVSIVDVHGIEKGPYMDGAADLQAIPGTAITTSLDARLQALGEELMEGKVGSIIAIEPATGEILVMVSSPGYDPDELVGRDRGNNYMKLLANPRRPLFNRGVMSRYPPGSTFKLVNGLIALQEGVVTPSRKYPCHGGYTIGKGVKCHNHYSPVNLRQAVQMSCNAYFCYAFRAVLDNNRYDSPKQALEVWDDYVESFGFGRSLDSDLSGELSGFVPTRETYDRIYRGSWNSLTVISLSIGQGELGCTPLQMANLAAILANRGYYYTPHIVRHIDGRDSVDSRFYDRHYTKVESRHFDHIVKGMYDAVHADGGTGRRAYVPGLDICGKTGTAQNPHGEDHSTFLCFAPMDNPRIAVSVYVENGGFGGTIAAPIASLIVEQYLTDSISRPALKEYVKNTTISYPYYDRQQH, from the coding sequence ATGAACCGCAGGGCGAAAATAATCTCCTTATTCGTTATCGTGGCCTTCGCCATCCTGCTCCTGCGTCTTTTCCAGATACAGGTACTCGACGATTCATACAAAAGGGCCGCCCAGAACAACGTGCTGCGGAAAGAGGTGCAGCACCCGCCACGCGGCGAGGTGTACGACCGCAACGGCGAACTGCTCGTACGCAGCATAGCCTCCTACGACCTGATGGCCATTCCGCGCGATGTAGGCGAGTTCGACACGCTCGCCCTGGCCCGCATCGCGGGCGTTACGCCCGAAAAGCTGAAATCCGAGCTCGACAAGGCCGCCCGATACTCGCGTCGCCGCCCCTCGGTCATCGTCAAACAGATGAGCCTTGAGGCCAAACTACTTTTCGACGAAGGAGAATTCTCCGGTTTCTATACCGTCTACCGGACCATGCGCTCCTATCCACGCAAGATGGCGGGCAACCTGCTCGGTTATATCAGCGAGGTGGACGCGGCGACGATAGCCCGCGACGATTACTATCAGACCGGCGATTATCGCGGCATGTCGGGCATAGAACGCACCTACGAAGAGGTGCTGCGCGGCGAAAAGGGGATGAAAGTAAGCATCGTGGACGTGCACGGCATCGAAAAGGGCCCATACATGGACGGCGCGGCCGACCTGCAAGCGATACCCGGTACGGCCATCACCACATCGCTCGATGCCCGTCTGCAGGCACTCGGCGAAGAGTTGATGGAGGGCAAGGTGGGCAGCATCATCGCCATAGAGCCTGCAACGGGAGAAATTCTCGTTATGGTCAGCAGTCCGGGCTACGACCCCGACGAACTGGTCGGCCGCGACCGGGGCAACAATTACATGAAACTGCTCGCCAATCCGCGCCGGCCGCTTTTCAACCGAGGCGTCATGTCGCGCTATCCGCCCGGCTCGACATTCAAGCTCGTCAACGGTCTCATCGCCCTGCAGGAAGGGGTCGTCACCCCCTCCCGGAAATATCCCTGCCACGGCGGATACACCATCGGCAAGGGCGTGAAGTGCCACAACCACTACTCGCCGGTCAACCTCCGGCAGGCGGTTCAGATGTCGTGCAACGCCTATTTCTGCTATGCGTTCCGCGCCGTGCTGGACAACAACCGCTACGACAGCCCGAAACAGGCCCTCGAAGTGTGGGACGACTACGTGGAGAGTTTCGGTTTCGGACGCAGTCTCGACAGCGACCTATCCGGAGAGCTTTCCGGATTCGTTCCTACACGGGAGACCTACGACAGGATATACCGCGGAAGCTGGAACTCGTTGACGGTCATCTCTCTCTCCATCGGACAGGGAGAGCTCGGCTGCACGCCGCTGCAGATGGCCAACCTCGCGGCGATACTCGCCAACCGGGGCTACTACTACACGCCGCACATCGTCAGACACATCGATGGAAGGGACTCCGTCGACTCCCGCTTCTACGACAGACACTATACGAAGGTGGAGAGCCGCCATTTCGACCATATTGTCAAAGGGATGTACGACGCGGTGCATGCGGACGGCGGGACGGGCCGTCGTGCCTACGTCCCGGGGCTGGACATCTGCGGCAAGACGGGGACGGCCCAGAATCCCCACGGCGAAGACCACTCGACGTTCCTCTGCTTCGCTCCCATGGACAATCCCCGAATAGCGGTGTCGGTCTATGTGGAGAACGGCGGTTTCGGCGGTACGATTGCCGCTCCGATAGCGAGCCTCATCGTGGAACAATACCTGACCGACAGCATATCGAGGCCGGCCCTCAAAGAGTACGTGAAGAACACGACCATATCCTATCCCTACTATGACAGGCAGCAGCACTAA
- a CDS encoding TlpA family protein disulfide reductase — translation MRTSIFAACLALLLAAGTCKGQPARIFLAAEKETTIKLFGTVDGAFQPFHHALREFTLTPGSESAAIIASLERQRKGRATEHARDDGEIRYVTDEIETLAEIVSLPGLCGRYCLIDLWASWCIPCRQQFRFTEQLHEITARYDNLQLVYISIDKPETADRWTKAVEKHALAGWHIRAGQSLLEDITQKVYQNRNITIPRYILLAPSGEIVCPDLPRPNRYEALAAALASCLEDEGQ, via the coding sequence ATGAGAACATCAATCTTCGCTGCCTGCCTGGCGCTGCTTCTCGCAGCCGGTACATGCAAGGGCCAACCGGCACGCATCTTCCTCGCGGCCGAAAAGGAGACGACCATCAAACTATTCGGCACCGTCGACGGGGCGTTCCAGCCTTTCCACCATGCCCTCCGGGAATTCACGCTGACGCCCGGTTCCGAATCCGCCGCCATCATCGCCTCGCTCGAACGGCAGCGCAAAGGGCGAGCAACGGAACACGCACGAGACGACGGAGAAATCCGTTACGTCACGGACGAAATCGAAACCCTCGCCGAGATAGTCTCGCTGCCCGGCCTCTGCGGCCGCTACTGCCTGATAGACCTTTGGGCGAGCTGGTGCATCCCCTGCCGACAGCAGTTCCGGTTTACCGAACAACTGCACGAAATAACCGCCCGGTACGACAACCTGCAACTGGTATATATTTCGATAGACAAACCGGAGACAGCCGACAGATGGACGAAGGCCGTCGAAAAACATGCGCTCGCCGGGTGGCACATCCGGGCCGGTCAATCCCTGCTGGAAGACATCACCCAAAAGGTCTATCAAAACAGGAATATCACGATACCCCGATACATTCTGCTCGCCCCCTCGGGAGAAATCGTCTGTCCCGACCTGCCGCGCCCGAACCGATATGAAGCGCTTGCAGCGGCGCTGGCCTCCTGCCTCGAAGACGAGGGGCAGTAA
- a CDS encoding helix-turn-helix transcriptional regulator, with translation MKNSIKVQRAMHDMTQQELADRVGVSRQTINAVELGKYVPSAVLAMKVAAAFGRRVEEVFTLEEED, from the coding sequence ATGAAAAACAGCATTAAAGTGCAGAGGGCCATGCACGACATGACCCAGCAGGAGCTTGCCGACCGGGTGGGAGTGAGCCGACAGACCATCAATGCGGTCGAACTCGGCAAGTACGTTCCGTCGGCCGTCCTCGCCATGAAGGTTGCGGCGGCGTTCGGACGGCGCGTGGAGGAGGTCTTCACGCTCGAAGAGGAGGATTGA
- the rodA gene encoding rod shape-determining protein RodA, which yields MTGSSTNNRMARNGIDWGSVAIFFSLMLLGWLNIYAAVFDDAARAGFSMDSRYGSQLIWMGVSVLAAVVIMLIDEIYYHILAYPSYILMLAVLLATLFIGTEVNGAKSWLRLGGFSVQPAEFAKFTTALALARYMSSYSFSMADWRSRLFAVLLLAAPMAVILLQNDAGSAIVFASFLIVFYREGFNSWVYVALGMVVFLFVFSFLWNPATLLAAVIVICTLIEGFMNGGWRDKVRYLAAVALVSAVIYLAAALLTRGEAGFYGCLLAAAGLSLIAVGIYAWRAKLKNVLICIGMFVGSVAFTQVVDTVFDHMQLHQQKRILNLLGVESDPQEWGYNVNQSKIAIGSGGFFGKGYLQGTQTKYDFVPEQSTDFIFCTVGEEWGFVGSAVVLGLFCWLILRLIRMGERQQEAFGRVYCYGVASIFLFHVLVNVGMTIGLMPVIGIPLPLFSYGGSSLFAFTLLFFVAVKLDSRRRESDGHFGARPK from the coding sequence ATGACAGGCAGCAGCACTAACAACCGCATGGCCCGCAACGGCATCGACTGGGGTTCGGTGGCGATATTCTTTTCGCTGATGCTCCTCGGCTGGCTGAACATCTATGCCGCAGTGTTCGACGATGCAGCCCGGGCAGGATTTTCCATGGACTCCCGTTACGGTTCCCAGTTGATATGGATGGGCGTCAGCGTACTTGCAGCGGTGGTCATCATGCTGATTGACGAAATCTACTACCACATCCTCGCCTACCCCTCCTACATCCTCATGCTCGCGGTACTGCTGGCAACGCTCTTCATCGGCACGGAGGTCAACGGCGCGAAATCGTGGCTCCGCCTCGGCGGATTCTCCGTGCAACCCGCCGAGTTCGCCAAATTTACGACGGCACTCGCCCTCGCTCGTTACATGAGCTCCTACAGCTTTTCCATGGCCGACTGGCGGAGCCGGCTGTTCGCAGTGCTCCTGCTGGCGGCCCCCATGGCCGTCATCCTGCTCCAGAACGACGCCGGTTCGGCCATCGTGTTCGCCTCTTTTCTCATCGTCTTCTACCGCGAAGGTTTCAATTCGTGGGTTTACGTCGCACTGGGGATGGTGGTCTTCCTCTTCGTCTTCTCCTTCCTCTGGAACCCTGCGACGCTGCTCGCGGCGGTCATCGTTATCTGTACCCTCATCGAAGGGTTCATGAACGGAGGATGGCGGGACAAGGTGCGGTATCTGGCCGCCGTGGCGCTCGTCTCGGCCGTCATCTATCTGGCGGCCGCCCTGCTCACCCGGGGAGAGGCCGGCTTCTACGGATGCCTGCTCGCCGCCGCGGGCCTCTCGCTCATTGCGGTCGGCATCTATGCCTGGCGGGCGAAACTGAAGAACGTTCTGATATGCATCGGAATGTTCGTCGGTTCGGTTGCCTTCACCCAGGTCGTGGACACTGTTTTCGACCATATGCAGCTCCATCAGCAGAAACGTATCCTGAACCTGCTCGGCGTGGAAAGCGACCCGCAGGAGTGGGGATACAATGTCAATCAGTCCAAAATAGCGATAGGCTCCGGAGGTTTCTTCGGGAAAGGATACCTGCAGGGAACGCAGACCAAATACGACTTCGTTCCGGAACAGAGCACCGACTTCATCTTCTGCACCGTGGGCGAGGAGTGGGGCTTCGTCGGCTCGGCCGTCGTACTGGGGCTCTTCTGCTGGCTCATCCTGCGTCTCATCCGTATGGGAGAGAGACAGCAGGAGGCGTTCGGCCGGGTCTATTGCTACGGAGTGGCCTCCATCTTCCTTTTCCACGTACTCGTTAATGTAGGCATGACCATCGGCCTCATGCCCGTGATAGGCATTCCCCTGCCGCTCTTCAGCTATGGCGGGTCGTCGCTGTTTGCCTTCACGCTCCTCTTTTTCGTCGCCGTCAAACTCGATTCGCGCCGACGGGAGAGCGACGGCCATTTCGGTGCCCGCCCGAAATAA
- a CDS encoding M13 family metallopeptidase: protein MRKAMIASALLIAGIAGLTGCGNEKKSASVPALDPTNMDLSVKPGTDFYQFANGGWMKNNPLQAQYSRYGIFDRLGDTSLDQIRTIVNEAASMDQTQGGIPQKITTLYQLGMDSVTLNAQGAEPIREELARIAAIKNDKELAAMIATLHREGIFPYFVTFVDADEKNSTMNIPALYQSGLGMGDRDYYLSEESKEIKDAYKEYIRTLFTLVGYSAEQADEAVKAVLKIEDKIADASYSREVLRDSHKNYNKMTGTEWVNSNGLLDWNIYFDTFGVPVAENIVVKQTGFFNDLAKAMKDVTLDEQKLYLEYNLISAAAPYLSDDFVNANFDFFGRAMSGREELQPRWKRALNTTDGALSEALGQLYVEKYFPASSKEKMLEMVGNLQTALSERIEALPWMSDETKARAQEKLAAFRVKIGYPDTWRDYSALDIKDDSYWANVRRSNIFEMDYMLSQVGKPVDKDKWLMSPQTVNAYYNPTTNEICFPAAILQPPFFNPDADDAVNYGAIGVVIGHEMTHGFDDQGRNYDKDGNLNDWWTAEDAARFKERTDILVEQFNAVEVAPGVYANGSYTLGENIADQGGLLVSRMAYENSLEGKERPEPIDGYTDAQRFYISYATVWAQNIRPEEILRLTKIDPHSLGKNRVNVTLRNIDDFYTAFDITEGDAMYLAPEKRVNVW, encoded by the coding sequence ATGAGAAAAGCAATGATTGCATCCGCTCTGCTGATAGCCGGCATCGCCGGACTGACAGGCTGCGGCAACGAGAAAAAGAGCGCATCCGTACCGGCACTCGACCCGACCAACATGGACCTCTCGGTAAAACCCGGCACGGACTTCTATCAGTTCGCCAACGGCGGCTGGATGAAGAACAACCCGCTCCAGGCACAGTATTCGCGCTACGGCATCTTCGACCGGCTCGGCGATACGAGTCTCGACCAGATACGCACGATAGTGAACGAGGCCGCCTCCATGGACCAGACGCAGGGAGGGATACCCCAGAAGATAACCACCCTCTACCAGTTGGGAATGGACAGCGTGACGCTCAACGCCCAGGGCGCCGAACCGATACGCGAGGAGCTGGCTCGGATTGCTGCCATCAAGAATGACAAGGAACTCGCGGCGATGATTGCCACGCTGCACCGCGAGGGCATCTTCCCCTATTTCGTCACCTTCGTGGATGCCGACGAGAAGAACAGCACCATGAACATTCCCGCCCTCTACCAGTCCGGCCTCGGCATGGGCGACCGCGACTACTACCTGTCGGAAGAATCCAAAGAGATAAAGGATGCTTACAAGGAGTACATCCGCACGCTCTTCACGCTGGTGGGATACAGCGCCGAGCAGGCCGACGAAGCGGTAAAGGCCGTACTGAAGATAGAGGACAAGATAGCGGACGCATCCTACAGCCGCGAAGTACTCCGCGATTCCCATAAAAACTACAACAAGATGACCGGCACGGAATGGGTGAACTCCAACGGACTGCTCGACTGGAACATCTATTTCGACACGTTCGGAGTGCCGGTTGCCGAAAATATCGTAGTAAAACAAACGGGGTTCTTCAACGACCTGGCCAAGGCCATGAAGGACGTCACGCTCGACGAGCAGAAGCTCTATCTGGAGTATAACCTTATCAGCGCGGCCGCTCCCTACCTCAGCGACGATTTCGTGAACGCCAACTTCGACTTCTTCGGCCGCGCGATGTCGGGCCGCGAAGAGTTGCAGCCGCGCTGGAAACGCGCGCTCAACACGACAGACGGCGCCCTTTCCGAAGCGCTCGGCCAGCTCTACGTAGAGAAATACTTCCCCGCATCGTCGAAAGAGAAAATGCTCGAAATGGTAGGCAACCTGCAAACGGCTCTCAGCGAAAGAATCGAGGCGCTGCCGTGGATGAGCGACGAAACGAAAGCCCGCGCACAGGAGAAACTCGCCGCTTTCCGTGTGAAGATAGGTTATCCGGACACATGGCGCGACTATTCCGCCCTCGACATCAAGGACGATTCGTACTGGGCGAACGTGCGCCGCTCGAACATCTTCGAGATGGACTACATGCTCTCGCAGGTCGGCAAACCGGTCGATAAGGACAAATGGCTCATGAGCCCGCAGACCGTGAACGCCTACTACAACCCGACGACCAACGAGATTTGCTTCCCGGCCGCCATTCTTCAGCCTCCGTTCTTCAACCCGGATGCCGACGACGCAGTCAACTACGGTGCGATAGGCGTAGTCATCGGCCATGAAATGACGCACGGCTTCGACGACCAGGGCCGCAATTACGACAAGGACGGCAACCTGAACGACTGGTGGACGGCAGAAGACGCCGCACGTTTCAAGGAACGCACCGACATCCTCGTAGAGCAGTTCAACGCAGTGGAGGTGGCTCCGGGCGTCTATGCGAACGGCAGCTACACCCTCGGCGAGAACATCGCAGACCAGGGCGGCCTGCTCGTATCCCGCATGGCTTACGAGAACAGCCTCGAAGGCAAGGAGCGCCCCGAACCGATAGACGGCTATACCGATGCCCAGCGTTTCTATATCTCCTACGCTACGGTATGGGCACAGAACATCCGTCCGGAGGAGATACTGCGTCTGACCAAGATAGACCCGCACTCGCTGGGTAAGAACAGGGTGAACGTAACGCTCCGCAACATCGACGATTTCTACACCGCATTCGACATCACCGAAGGCGATGCGATGTACCTCGCACCCGAAAAACGGGTGAACGTATGGTAA